A portion of the Algimonas porphyrae genome contains these proteins:
- a CDS encoding acetyl/propionyl/methylcrotonyl-CoA carboxylase subunit alpha, giving the protein MSKISKILIANRGEIACRVIKTARKMNIATVAVYSDADKNALHVEMADEAVHIGPPAAADSYLVQDKIIAACRETGADAVHPGYGFLSENPGFAERLKEEGIIFVGPNPHAVTAMGDKITSKKLAQEAGVSTVPGHMGLIADADEAVKISKQIGYPVMIKASAGGGGKGMRIAWNDEEAREGFQSSKNEAANSFGDDRIFIEKFVTQPRHIEIQVLGDKHGNCIYLGERECSIQRRNQKVIEEAPSPFLDEETRAAMGAESVALAKAVDYDSAGTVEFIVDGDRNFYFLEMNTRLQVEHPVTELITGVDLVEQMIRVAQGEKLAMAQDDVTLDGWAIESRIYAEDPFRNFLPSIGRLTRYRPPVEGPRENGAIVRNDTGVFEGGEISMFYDPMIAKLCTWGPDRGVALEAMREALDVFELEGIGHNIPFLQAVYDHDRFIRGDITTGFIAEEYPDGFTGAPENAGRMRKLAAVAALMHDVSEHRAARISGSLPNHTRHVPDMWCVEIGDKHYRADIRGSKGLRTIVMDDPEEDKAAIEMEVLMNWKPGDPLVRALVDNTPLNFLVAKRPEGYTIRHRGCSFCVKVRTPEAAALAAHMPVKVAPDTSNLLLCPMPGVVVKLMVEEGDVVEDGQALAVVEAMKMENTLRAEKRAKVSAIKAQAGDNLAVDAVIMEFEAV; this is encoded by the coding sequence ATGTCTAAAATCTCCAAAATCCTCATCGCCAATCGCGGCGAGATTGCGTGTCGGGTCATCAAGACCGCTCGCAAGATGAATATCGCGACCGTCGCGGTTTATTCCGATGCCGACAAAAATGCGCTCCATGTCGAGATGGCGGATGAAGCCGTTCATATCGGTCCGCCTGCGGCGGCTGACTCCTACCTCGTGCAGGACAAGATCATTGCGGCGTGCCGGGAGACGGGGGCGGATGCGGTGCATCCGGGCTATGGTTTTCTGTCGGAAAATCCGGGCTTCGCTGAACGGCTGAAAGAGGAAGGCATCATCTTCGTCGGGCCGAACCCGCATGCGGTCACGGCGATGGGCGACAAGATCACGTCGAAGAAACTCGCGCAGGAAGCGGGGGTCTCCACGGTCCCCGGTCATATGGGCCTGATCGCGGACGCGGACGAAGCGGTCAAAATTTCGAAACAGATCGGCTATCCCGTCATGATCAAGGCGTCAGCCGGCGGCGGCGGCAAAGGGATGCGCATTGCGTGGAACGACGAGGAGGCGCGCGAGGGCTTCCAGTCGTCCAAGAATGAAGCCGCCAACAGCTTCGGCGACGACCGTATTTTCATCGAGAAATTCGTCACTCAGCCGCGCCACATCGAAATTCAGGTGCTGGGCGACAAACATGGCAACTGCATCTATCTGGGCGAGCGCGAATGTTCGATCCAGCGCCGGAACCAGAAGGTTATCGAAGAGGCCCCGTCACCGTTTCTCGATGAGGAAACCCGCGCCGCCATGGGCGCGGAATCCGTCGCGCTCGCCAAGGCGGTCGATTATGATTCCGCCGGGACGGTCGAATTCATCGTCGATGGCGACCGGAACTTCTACTTCCTGGAAATGAACACCCGCCTGCAGGTGGAGCATCCGGTCACGGAGTTGATCACCGGCGTCGATCTGGTTGAACAGATGATCCGCGTCGCCCAAGGTGAAAAACTGGCCATGGCGCAGGATGATGTCACGCTCGATGGCTGGGCGATCGAGAGCCGCATCTATGCTGAAGATCCGTTTCGCAACTTCCTGCCGTCCATCGGACGCCTGACCCGCTACCGCCCGCCTGTCGAGGGTCCGCGCGAAAACGGGGCCATCGTGCGCAACGATACGGGCGTATTCGAAGGCGGCGAAATTTCCATGTTCTACGATCCGATGATCGCCAAGCTCTGTACATGGGGGCCGGATCGGGGCGTGGCGCTCGAAGCCATGCGCGAAGCGCTCGACGTGTTCGAACTGGAAGGCATCGGCCACAACATTCCCTTCCTGCAGGCCGTCTATGACCATGACCGGTTCATTCGCGGAGACATCACAACCGGCTTCATCGCGGAGGAATATCCGGACGGGTTTACCGGCGCGCCAGAGAATGCAGGCCGCATGCGCAAGCTCGCCGCCGTGGCTGCACTGATGCATGACGTGTCCGAGCACCGCGCTGCGCGTATCAGCGGCAGCCTGCCCAATCATACGCGGCACGTGCCGGATATGTGGTGCGTCGAAATCGGCGATAAACATTATCGCGCCGACATTCGCGGCTCCAAGGGTCTGCGCACCATCGTCATGGATGATCCGGAGGAGGATAAGGCCGCGATCGAGATGGAAGTGCTGATGAACTGGAAGCCGGGCGATCCGCTGGTCCGTGCGCTGGTCGACAACACCCCGCTCAACTTCCTCGTCGCCAAACGGCCCGAAGGCTATACGATCCGTCACCGCGGCTGTTCCTTCTGCGTCAAGGTGCGCACGCCGGAAGCCGCCGCCCTGGCTGCGCATATGCCGGTCAAGGTCGCGCCGGACACGTCCAACCTGCTGCTCTGTCCGATGCCGGGCGTGGTCGTGAAACTGATGGTCGAAGAAGGGGACGTCGTCGAAGACGGACAGGCCCTCGCCGTAGTCGAAGCCATGAAGATGGAAAACACACTCCGCGCGGAAAAGCGCGCCAAGGTCAGCGCGATCAAGGCGCAAGCCGGCGACAATCTCGCCGTCGATGCGGTCATCATGGAGTTCGAGGCGGTCTGA